One Apodemus sylvaticus chromosome 14, mApoSyl1.1, whole genome shotgun sequence DNA window includes the following coding sequences:
- the LOC127664666 gene encoding nuclear ubiquitous casein and cyclin-dependent kinase substrate 1-like codes for MARGPGQLGGPRPDTVIMPKRGKRLKFRAHDACSGRMTVADYANSDPAVVRSGRVKKAVANTVQQEVKSLCGLEVSQVPAEEALSGVGEPCDILDSNDEMDAQEESTQERSGSRKKKSKRHKEDSEDEKDDHKNVHQQRQAASKAASKQREMLLEDVGSEEEPEEDDEAPFQEKDSGSDEDFLMEDDDDSDYGSSKKKNKKMVKKSKPERKEKKMPKPRLKATVTPSPEKGKGKVGRPTASKTSKEKTPSPKEEDEEAESPPEKKTSASPPLEKSGDEGSEDEAASGED; via the coding sequence ATGGCCCGGGGCCCCGGCCAGCTAGGCGGGCCTCGTCCGGACACTGTCATCATGCCCAAGAGAGGAAAGCGGCTCAAGTTCCGGGCCCACGACGCCTGCTCGGGCCGAATGACCGTGGCGGACTATGCCAACTCGGATCCGGCGGTGGTCAGGTCTGGTCGGGTCAAGAAAGCCGTGGCCAACACTGTTCAACAGGAAGTAAAATCTCTTTGTGGCTTGGAAGTGTCCCAGGTTCCTGCGGAGGAGGCTCTCTCCGGGGTGGGTGAGCCCTGTGACATCCTGGACAGCAATGATGAGATGGACGCCCAGGAGGAAAGCACTCAGGAAAGATCAGgctccagaaaaaagaaaagcaagagacacaaagaagacagtgaagatgaaAAAGATGATCATAAAAATGTACACCAGCAACGGCAGGCAGCATCTAAAGCAGCTTCTAAGCAGAGAGAGATGCTCTTGGAAGATGTTGGCAGTGAGGAAGAGCCAGAAGAAGATGATGAGGCGCCATTCCAGGAGAAAGATTCTGGCAGCGATGAAGATTTCCTAATGGAAGACGACGATGATAGTGATTATGGcagttcaaaaaagaaaaacaaaaagatggttAAGAAGTCCAaacctgagagaaaagaaaagaaaatgcccaaaCCCAGACTAAAGGCTACAGTGACACCGAGTCCAGAGAAAGGCAAAGGGAAAGTGGGTCGCCCCACAGCATCAAAGACATCGAAGGAGAAAACTCCTTCTCCcaaagaagaggatgaggaagcagAAAGCCCTCCAGAAAAGAAGACGTCTGCGAGCCCCCCACTCGAGAAGTCTGGGGACGAAGGCTCTGAAGATGAAGCCGCTTCCGGGGAAGATTAA